A region of the Leucobacter komagatae genome:
GCGGTGCGATCCTTGCCCTCGAACTTGTAGACACCGTTCTCGTAGAACTCCGACGACGCGACGTCGAGCGCGACAGCGACATCCTTGCCCGGCTCGAGCCCGGCGCGCTTGATCGCCTCGACGATGAGGTCGAGGGCAGCGGCGTTGTTCTCAAGGTTCGGCGCGAAGCCGCCCTCGTCACCGAGGCCGGTCGAGAGACCCTTCTCGTTGAGCAGCGCCTTCAGCGCGTGGTAGACCTCGACGCCCCAGCGGAGGCCCTCCGAGAAGCTCTCGGCGCCGAGCGGCACCGCCATGAACTCCTGGATGTCGACGTCGGTGTCGGCGTGCGCGCCACCGTTGATGATGTTCATGAGCGGCACGGGAAGCGTGCACGCCGTTGGGCCGCCGAGGTAGCGGTAGAGCGGCAGCTCGGCCGACGCGGCAGCGGCGTGCGCGACGGCGAGGCTCACGCCAAGGATCGAGTTCGCGCCGAGACGCGACTTGTTGTCGGTCCCGTCGATCTCGCGCAGCACGGTGTCGATGATGCGCTGATCGTCGGCGGCGAAGCCCTCGATCGCGGGCGCAAGCTCGTCGAACACGGCGTCGACGGCCTTGAGCACGCCCTTACCGAGGTAGCGATCCTTGTCACCGTCGCGCAGTTCGTACGCCTCGTATGCACCGGTCGAGGCGCCCGAGGGCACTGCCGCGCGCCCGACCGAGTCGTCGGTCAGGCCGATCTCGACCTCAACGGTCGGGTTTCCGCGCGAATCAAGAATCTCGCGTGCGATCACCGCGTCGATAAATGCCACAGTCTGCTCCTTGTGGTGGAAGTCATGAGACGCGTGTTCCGCGCCTCCTCTCAGTGTAGAGGGTGCGGGGCTCATCGCCCCTGGGATCAGGCCATTACTCGCCGAGTTCGCGCCATGACAAGAGGGCTGCGTCGCGGTCGCCAGGGCGCACGCTCGCGAACCGCTGGAAGCCCTCGCTCTCGAGCCTGGCGAGCAGCGTTTTCATGTTCTTTTGGCGCTTCTCGAGGCGCACGCGCAGGCCGTCAGCGACGAGCGCGCGCTTGAGCACCATGAGGTCCTCGAGCGGGGTGTCGGTGTCGGCGACGAGGGCGACCGACGCGGGGCCCGAGCTGGTGTCGAGCTCGATGAGGTCGACGACGCGCTCGAAGCCGATCGAGAAGCCAACGGCGGGCACATCCTGGCCGAGGAAGCGGCCGATCATGCCGTCGTAGCGGCCGCCGCCGCCGACGGAGGATCCGGATCCCGGGTGCGCAATCTCGAAGATCGTGCCGGTGTAGTAGCCCATGCCGCGCACGAGGGTCGGATCGAAGCGGATCTCGACGCCTTCGGGGAGGCCGCCGTCGAGTGCCTCGCCGAGCGTGACGAGGCTCGTGACCCCCTCCTCGGCAGCGCCTGCGGGCAGCACCGCGGCGATCGCCTCGCGCGTGACCGGGATGCCCGCGGCGAGCGCCTGGTCGACGCCCTCAAGGATGCCGCGCATCGCCGCGGCGGCTGCCTCGTTCGTCTCCGCGAGCTCGGCCGTGACGCCGTCGACGCCGATCTTGTCGAGCTTGTCGATGGTGATGAGGGCGCCGGCCTGTTCCTCTGGCGCGAAGCCGCAGTGGTCAAGCAGGCCGAACAGGATGCGCCTGTCATTGACGCGAATTACGCAGTCCTTCAGACCGAGCTGCGCGAGCACCTGCGATGTCGCGGTGATGAGCTCGATCTCGGCGATCACGCCGGACTCGCCAATAATGTCGATGTCGGCCTGCACAAACTGCCGGTAGCGCCCCTTCTGCGGGCGCTCGGCCCGCCAGACCGGGGCGATCTGGATTGACCGGAACACCGGCGGCAGCTCTGCGCGGTGCGAGGCGTAGAAGCGCGCGAGCGGCACGGTGAGGTCGAAGCGCAGGCCAAGGTCTGCGAGCTGTTCCGGGTCGCCCGACTCAGCGGCTGCGGCGAGCGCCTCGGGCTTGATCCCGCGCTTCAGGATCGAGAAGCTCAGCTTCTCGTTATCCCCGCCGAGGCCCGAGTGGAGGCGCGCGTGGTCTTCAACGACCGGCGTCTCGATCTCGTCAAAGCCGTGCGAGCGGTAGACGCCGCGGATAATGCCGAGGGCGTGCTCGCGGCGGGCTTTGTCGGCTGGCAGAAAGTCGCGCATGCCGCGCGGCGGGTTCACTGGGTTAGCCATGTCTCCCATTCTTCCATGCCCGGCGGGGGCGGCAGGCCCGCCAGGTGGCAGGCCCGCCGCGTGGCTAGCTCGGGCCGCGCGGAACTCTCTCTCCGTTTTGACGTAGTTGCGCACGCCCGAAGTACGTGAAAACGGAGAGAAAGTCAGGCAACAACAGCAGTGCCCCCGACACACCGCGTCGGGGGCACTTCCGCATTGTCGGTGAGTGGTTAGTGGTTCACTGGCGGCTCAGCACCGTACCCGGTGAGCGAGCGCACCTCCATCTCGGCCGCCAGCTTTGTCGATTCAACGGTCTTGTCTGTGACGGTTCCGAGCCAGGCGAGGAAGAACCCGACAGGGATCGACACGATGCCCGGGTTCGCGAGCGGGAAGATCGCGAAGTCGATGTTCTCCCCAAGCATCGATGTCGGTGCGCCAGACATCACGGGCGACAGGGTGATGAGCCCAACGGCGGTCACGAGCCCGCCGATCATCGACCAGACAGCGCCGCGGGTCGTGAACCGCTTCCAGAACAGCGAGAAGAGGATCGTCGGGAGGTTGGCCGACGCCGCCACAGCGAACGCGAGAGCAACGAGGAACGCAACGTTTTGCCCCTGCACACCGATCCCGCCAGCGATGGCGACGACGCCGATCACGAGGGTCGTGATACGGGCGACCTTGACCTCCTGCTTCGGTGTCACGTTGCCCTTCTTGATGACGCTCGAGTAGATGTCGTGCGCGAACGAGGCGGAGGCCGTGATCGTGAGGCCAGCGACGACCGCGAGGATCGTCGCGAAGGCGACCGCCGAGATGAAGCCGAGCAGCAGTGGGCCCCCGAGCTCTGCTGCGAGCAGCGGTGCCGCAGAGTTCACGCCGCCGGGTGCCGACTTGATCGTCTCTGGGCCAACGAAGGCCGCCGCGCCGTACCCGAGCACGAGGGTGAACAGGTAGAAGATACCGATGAGCCAGATCGCCCACACGACAGACCTGCGAGCCTCGCGCGCCGTCGGCACGGTGTAGAACCGCATGAGCACGTGCGGCAGGCCGGCAGTGCCGAGCACGAGCGCGAGCGCGAGTGACACGAAGTCGAGCGGCATCGCGCCGTACTGGATGCCGGGGGCGAGGATCGCGTCGCCGTTCGTGTTCTCCGGGTTGTTCACGGCCGCCTCGAGCACCGCCGCGAAGTTGAAGCCCTTGAGCGCAAGCACCCACACCGTCATGGCGCCCGCGCCGAGGATGAGCAGCGCGGCCTTGATGATCTGCACCCACGTGGTGCCCTTCATGCCGCCGATGAGTACGTAGAGGATCATCACGACGCCGACGACGGCGACGACGACCGACTGGCCGATCTTGTCGTCGATGCCGAGCAGCAGCGAGACGAGCCCACCAGCGCCCGCCATCTGAGCGAGCAGGTAGAAGAAGGTCACGGCGAGAGTTGTGAGGGCCGCAGCCATGCGCACGGGGCGCTGCTTGAGGCGGAACGACAGCACGTCGGCCATCGTGAACTTCGCGGTGTTGCGCATGAGCTCGGCGACGAGCAGCAGCGCGACGAGCCACGCGACGAGGAACCCGATGGAGTAGAGAAACCCGTCGTAGCCGTTGATGGCGATTGCGCCGCAGATGCCGAGGAACGACGCCGCTGAGAGGTAGTCGCCCGCGATTGCGAGCCCGTTCTGCCTGCCGGTGAAGGATCGGCCGCCCGCGTAGAAGTCAGCGGCCGTCTTCGTGTTGCGGCTCGCACGGATCACGATCACCATGGTGACCGCGACGAACGCGCCGAAGATTGAGATGTTGAGCGTCGGGTTCTGCGCCGCCGAGGTCTCAAAGGTAAACATCTGGGCCGCGAGCGGCCCCGCCAGTACGAGTCCGCTCATCGGGCAGCCCCTTCCGCCTCGCGAGCAAGGTCTTCGAGATCGGCGCGCAGCGCCTCCGTGCGCGGGTCAATGCGCTTGTTGGCAAACATCACGTACGCGGTCGTAATCGCAAAGGTCGTCACGAACTGCAGCAGCCCGAGCCAGATGGCAACGTTGAGGCCGAGGAAAGGCCGGGCCATGAACTCGTGCGCGAAC
Encoded here:
- a CDS encoding DUF485 domain-containing protein → MSEDVPVQEAAEAAPIDYEKFQASPEFQELKRRLRSFVFPLTAAFLAWFLLYVLLGAFAHEFMARPFLGLNVAIWLGLLQFVTTFAITTAYVMFANKRIDPRTEALRADLEDLAREAEGAAR
- the hisS gene encoding histidine--tRNA ligase, yielding MANPVNPPRGMRDFLPADKARREHALGIIRGVYRSHGFDEIETPVVEDHARLHSGLGGDNEKLSFSILKRGIKPEALAAAAESGDPEQLADLGLRFDLTVPLARFYASHRAELPPVFRSIQIAPVWRAERPQKGRYRQFVQADIDIIGESGVIAEIELITATSQVLAQLGLKDCVIRVNDRRILFGLLDHCGFAPEEQAGALITIDKLDKIGVDGVTAELAETNEAAAAAMRGILEGVDQALAAGIPVTREAIAAVLPAGAAEEGVTSLVTLGEALDGGLPEGVEIRFDPTLVRGMGYYTGTIFEIAHPGSGSSVGGGGRYDGMIGRFLGQDVPAVGFSIGFERVVDLIELDTSSGPASVALVADTDTPLEDLMVLKRALVADGLRVRLEKRQKNMKTLLARLESEGFQRFASVRPGDRDAALLSWRELGE
- the eno gene encoding phosphopyruvate hydratase, giving the protein MAFIDAVIAREILDSRGNPTVEVEIGLTDDSVGRAAVPSGASTGAYEAYELRDGDKDRYLGKGVLKAVDAVFDELAPAIEGFAADDQRIIDTVLREIDGTDNKSRLGANSILGVSLAVAHAAAASAELPLYRYLGGPTACTLPVPLMNIINGGAHADTDVDIQEFMAVPLGAESFSEGLRWGVEVYHALKALLNEKGLSTGLGDEGGFAPNLENNAAALDLIVEAIKRAGLEPGKDVAVALDVASSEFYENGVYKFEGKDRTAAEMADYYADLLDRYPLVSIEDPLDEADWDGWKELTDRVGDRVQLVGDDLFVTNPERLADGIAKGVANSLLVKVNQIGTLTETFDAVQLAQRSGYTAVMSHRSGETEDVTIADLAVATDCGQIKTGAPARSDRVAKYNQLLRIEEELGDAARYAGRGAFPRFQA
- a CDS encoding solute symporter family protein, translated to MFTFETSAAQNPTLNISIFGAFVAVTMVIVIRASRNTKTAADFYAGGRSFTGRQNGLAIAGDYLSAASFLGICGAIAINGYDGFLYSIGFLVAWLVALLLVAELMRNTAKFTMADVLSFRLKQRPVRMAAALTTLAVTFFYLLAQMAGAGGLVSLLLGIDDKIGQSVVVAVVGVVMILYVLIGGMKGTTWVQIIKAALLILGAGAMTVWVLALKGFNFAAVLEAAVNNPENTNGDAILAPGIQYGAMPLDFVSLALALVLGTAGLPHVLMRFYTVPTAREARRSVVWAIWLIGIFYLFTLVLGYGAAAFVGPETIKSAPGGVNSAAPLLAAELGGPLLLGFISAVAFATILAVVAGLTITASASFAHDIYSSVIKKGNVTPKQEVKVARITTLVIGVVAIAGGIGVQGQNVAFLVALAFAVAASANLPTILFSLFWKRFTTRGAVWSMIGGLVTAVGLITLSPVMSGAPTSMLGENIDFAIFPLANPGIVSIPVGFFLAWLGTVTDKTVESTKLAAEMEVRSLTGYGAEPPVNH